The Methanobacterium lacus genome includes a region encoding these proteins:
- a CDS encoding EhaE family protein, producing the protein MLDVYVWFYTGCILVIVGSIATVIGPGVKDPVVRTINTEIPAVGISMIFLTYNHTIALVTFIAATAIITLILLRAVVRLEEMGAEL; encoded by the coding sequence TTGCTTGATGTTTATGTATGGTTCTACACCGGATGCATACTCGTTATTGTTGGGAGCATAGCAACCGTCATAGGTCCAGGTGTTAAAGATCCTGTTGTAAGAACAATTAACACTGAAATTCCAGCTGTTGGTATTTCAATGATATTTTTAACTTATAACCACACAATTGCCCTGGTAACATTTATTGCAGCCACTGCAATCATTACTCTAATACTTTTAAGGGCAGTAGTAAGACTTGAAGAAATGGGGGCTGAACTTTGA
- a CDS encoding GDP-mannose 4,6-dehydratase: protein MNWNDKNIFITGVGGFAGSYLAEELLNQGANVFGLVRRRADGTKPKNLIDHGIQNDVTALEGDLTNITSLANALDESEPDYIFHLAAQSFVPRSFENSAETQIINCIGTSNLLEASRVKDTDAKIVFAGSSEEYGLVISSENQYESATKEYGTIFPKPETIPELPIKETNPLRPMSPYAVSKVYGDHLMQNYYHSYGLDTTVSRAFNHEGAGRGLMFVTSVVTNQIMKLKFGEIENITIGNLNAFRDWSHVKDIVQGYMTLATKGKSGEVYNQGSMRTNSVLSYILLGLEEAGWNIESAETFKGEKKISNPTESDNSSVYGVNFEKTVVDRMLLEGELEYTLSDQGINLETDKGQVKIQFNPDRFRPAEVPILFSNTEKIQKIGATIQHSLKDIVKDQLNFYLKKDNRQ from the coding sequence ATGAACTGGAATGACAAAAACATATTTATAACCGGCGTAGGAGGTTTTGCCGGATCATACCTAGCAGAGGAACTATTAAATCAGGGAGCCAACGTCTTTGGACTTGTAAGAAGACGAGCTGATGGAACAAAACCCAAAAACCTCATAGACCACGGCATACAAAACGATGTAACGGCACTGGAAGGTGACCTAACCAACATAACCTCCCTTGCCAATGCCCTGGACGAAAGCGAACCAGACTACATATTCCACCTGGCAGCCCAATCCTTCGTTCCAAGATCATTTGAAAATTCAGCAGAAACCCAGATAATAAACTGCATCGGAACCAGCAACCTTTTAGAAGCTTCCAGAGTAAAGGATACAGATGCAAAAATCGTATTTGCAGGGTCAAGTGAAGAATACGGGCTCGTTATCTCATCAGAAAACCAGTACGAATCAGCAACCAAGGAGTACGGAACCATATTCCCAAAACCAGAAACCATACCAGAACTACCAATAAAAGAAACCAACCCACTCAGACCCATGTCACCCTATGCAGTTTCAAAGGTCTACGGAGACCACTTAATGCAGAACTACTACCACTCCTATGGATTGGACACAACAGTATCACGAGCATTTAACCATGAAGGAGCAGGAAGAGGACTCATGTTCGTAACCTCAGTTGTAACCAACCAGATCATGAAACTCAAATTTGGAGAGATAGAAAACATCACCATAGGCAACCTGAACGCCTTCAGAGACTGGTCACATGTTAAGGACATAGTACAGGGATACATGACCCTTGCAACCAAGGGCAAATCCGGCGAAGTGTACAACCAAGGCTCAATGCGAACCAACTCAGTATTATCATACATACTACTTGGACTCGAAGAAGCAGGTTGGAACATAGAATCTGCAGAAACTTTCAAGGGCGAGAAGAAGATATCCAATCCAACAGAATCTGATAACTCCAGTGTATATGGAGTTAACTTCGAAAAAACAGTGGTGGACCGCATGCTGCTTGAAGGCGAACTTGAGTACACACTCTCGGACCAGGGAATAAACCTAGAAACGGACAAAGGACAAGTTAAAATCCAATTCAATCCAGACAGATTCAGACCAGCAGAGGTACCAATACTCTTCTCAAACACAGAGAAGATCCAGAAGATAGGAGCCACCATCCAACACAGTCTGAAGGACATAGTCAAAGATCAGTTAAACTTCTACCTCAAGAAGGACAACAGACAATAA
- a CDS encoding DUF2206 domain-containing protein: protein MLINNPLEMNDWHFPKFVKVVILMQSLMLLSLFLSMKGVIIPVITPLIGFVYLSFVPGYLILRILRLHHLGSVKSLLYGVGLSLFVLMFTGYIMNICLPVFGVKTPLTLTNLGICFTLLVLVLCLLSYLRDGKFEPLNSDNCGSCIDIGKLYRPSFLFLCLLPFLAVFGSYLMNLYSNNILTICLLVLIVFVLFLVVYDCIPEKFYIFAVWVVSISLLYSSSLISSMVWGWDVQNEFYLANLVLNYSLWNFSLPDAYNALLSVVMVAPVYSLFTHIDLDHVFKLVYPFIFSLMPMGLYKIFKSQIDSSKLAFLAVFLFVSFNTFFIELVTISREMTAEFFMVLLVLLILERKYKPSIVALLTVFSVCLVVSHYSLTYFFLICILGVTFLMLVYNISRFGLSRKTMGFNSSNNLGLLLFLTVFTTIVAYLWYGSYAQGFALKSITDVLGVVFLNVTQIVGQYIGGSGDVLSFALFAIFALVVVGLVGVLYLFVKLERQLESYEDKVTKFADWLDYRIVIGVSVAVLLILTLTLGPFKTWIVSVLRYMNFVVVFFTIMGFFFFFIEMKIKKFQFKYLAFAVMAFVMLIAGFLLPSFRAAFNMTRIYEITFLVLALFCVYGGIKVFESFTKGFNGHELGDSVPMKIFTVFMAVFLIFNAGLASVISDTSVPMSLSNGNLASDYYPLFNSAEAGSALWLSENKVSDSIYADVYGRFIFNRYIFSLDKIALENGVTDFTSYDPNNSYIYQRKLDINNYYLTGYTGMNDRNRVYLNMSVIVDPKSTVFDDGDSRVYYS, encoded by the coding sequence ATGTTGATTAACAATCCCCTAGAAATGAATGATTGGCACTTCCCTAAGTTTGTCAAAGTAGTTATTTTGATGCAAAGTTTAATGCTTCTAAGTTTGTTTCTAAGCATGAAGGGTGTTATTATACCTGTGATCACTCCTTTAATTGGTTTTGTTTATCTTAGTTTTGTTCCAGGGTACTTGATCCTCAGAATTTTAAGGCTGCACCATCTTGGAAGTGTTAAATCTCTTTTGTACGGTGTTGGCTTGAGTTTGTTTGTTCTCATGTTCACGGGTTACATCATGAACATCTGTTTGCCGGTTTTTGGTGTGAAAACTCCCCTGACCCTAACAAACCTGGGTATCTGCTTCACCCTCCTTGTGCTGGTGCTGTGTTTGCTGTCTTATTTGAGGGATGGAAAATTTGAACCTCTTAACTCTGATAACTGTGGTAGCTGTATTGATATTGGTAAACTGTACAGGCCAAGTTTTCTATTTCTTTGTTTACTGCCGTTTTTAGCTGTGTTTGGTTCGTACTTGATGAATTTGTATTCTAACAATATTTTAACCATTTGTTTGTTGGTTTTAATTGTTTTTGTCCTGTTTTTGGTGGTTTACGATTGTATTCCTGAAAAGTTCTATATATTTGCTGTTTGGGTAGTCTCAATCTCACTTCTGTACTCGAGTTCTCTTATCTCTTCCATGGTTTGGGGTTGGGATGTGCAAAACGAATTTTATCTGGCCAATCTGGTTTTAAATTATTCATTGTGGAATTTCTCACTTCCGGATGCCTACAATGCATTGTTGAGTGTTGTTATGGTGGCTCCGGTTTACTCGTTGTTCACCCACATTGATCTTGACCATGTTTTTAAGCTGGTTTATCCCTTCATCTTTTCGCTCATGCCCATGGGACTCTATAAAATCTTCAAGTCGCAGATTGATAGTTCTAAGCTCGCATTTCTAGCTGTGTTCCTCTTCGTATCCTTCAACACATTTTTTATAGAACTGGTTACTATTTCAAGGGAGATGACCGCTGAATTTTTCATGGTTCTTCTAGTGTTGCTCATTCTTGAGAGAAAATATAAACCATCTATCGTGGCGCTTTTAACTGTTTTCAGTGTTTGTTTGGTTGTTTCTCATTATTCTTTGACCTACTTTTTCCTTATCTGTATTTTGGGCGTGACTTTCCTAATGTTGGTTTACAACATTTCCAGGTTTGGTTTATCTAGAAAAACCATGGGTTTTAACAGTTCTAACAACCTCGGATTGTTATTATTTTTAACTGTTTTCACGACGATTGTGGCTTATCTATGGTACGGTAGTTATGCTCAGGGTTTTGCACTTAAATCCATCACAGATGTTCTCGGTGTTGTGTTCTTAAATGTGACCCAGATAGTAGGCCAATACATTGGTGGTTCTGGTGATGTTTTGAGTTTTGCCCTCTTTGCCATTTTCGCACTGGTGGTTGTTGGTTTGGTTGGGGTGTTGTACTTGTTTGTTAAGCTTGAGAGGCAGTTGGAATCTTATGAGGATAAGGTTACTAAATTTGCTGACTGGTTAGATTATCGTATAGTGATTGGTGTGAGTGTTGCTGTTTTACTCATTTTAACACTGACTTTGGGGCCGTTTAAAACTTGGATAGTCAGTGTTTTAAGGTATATGAATTTTGTAGTGGTTTTCTTTACCATAATGGGATTCTTCTTTTTCTTCATTGAAATGAAGATTAAGAAGTTTCAATTTAAGTACTTGGCCTTTGCTGTTATGGCATTTGTCATGCTTATTGCAGGTTTTTTACTTCCTTCTTTCAGGGCCGCCTTTAACATGACCCGGATCTACGAAATCACTTTCTTGGTGCTGGCACTGTTTTGTGTTTACGGTGGTATCAAGGTATTTGAATCGTTTACCAAGGGTTTTAATGGGCATGAACTTGGAGATTCTGTTCCCATGAAGATTTTCACTGTTTTCATGGCAGTTTTTTTAATTTTTAATGCGGGTCTTGCGAGTGTGATTTCTGATACTTCTGTGCCGATGTCGCTGAGTAATGGAAATTTAGCATCTGATTACTATCCGCTTTTCAACTCAGCTGAGGCTGGTTCGGCCCTCTGGCTTTCAGAGAATAAGGTATCTGACAGCATCTATGCAGATGTTTATGGAAGGTTCATATTTAATAGGTACATCTTCTCGTTGGATAAAATAGCGTTAGAAAATGGTGTGACCGACTTTACAAGTTACGATCCTAATAATTCATATATTTACCAGCGAAAGCTCGATATTAATAATTACTATCTAACTGGCTACACTGGTATGAATGATAGAAACAGAGTTTATCTTAACATGAGTGTTATTGTTGATCCAAAAAGTACAGTGTTTGATGATGGAGATTCAAGGGTTTATTATAGTTAA
- a CDS encoding energy-converting hydrogenase A subunit A EhaA has protein sequence MIIHANVILISSYAVAVISSIVVGLLLRIPLLPERPMRQSWTISIVFPTAVLALGFSAMVFKLGVDGLLVAAIIGIITALFSKYILERVLPEPVMEES, from the coding sequence ATGATTATTCATGCTAATGTGATCTTGATCTCAAGCTATGCAGTCGCAGTGATATCATCCATTGTCGTTGGATTACTTTTAAGAATACCACTTCTTCCTGAAAGGCCAATGCGACAATCCTGGACTATCAGCATAGTATTCCCTACAGCAGTACTTGCACTCGGTTTTAGTGCGATGGTTTTCAAACTTGGTGTGGATGGGCTGTTGGTGGCAGCCATTATAGGAATAATAACTGCATTATTCTCCAAATACATCCTAGAAAGGGTACTCCCTGAACCTGTTATGGAGGAGTCATAA
- a CDS encoding DUF2109 domain-containing protein: MLIEILGIIVLLMALRTLIAEDRAARLLYLNVIGFALSGMIALYIQTPFGAIIAITFFICSTLSANAIAYSIGRNKREIVLDD, translated from the coding sequence ATGCTAATCGAAATATTAGGTATCATTGTACTATTAATGGCTCTAAGAACATTAATTGCAGAAGATAGAGCAGCTAGGTTACTTTACCTTAACGTTATAGGTTTTGCACTATCTGGAATGATAGCACTCTATATACAAACACCATTCGGAGCAATAATAGCAATAACTTTCTTTATTTGCTCCACTTTAAGTGCAAATGCCATAGCATATTCCATAGGAAGAAATAAACGGGAGATAGTTCTCGACGATTGA
- a CDS encoding SDR family oxidoreductase: protein MKNKKIVVTGGLGFIGSHLVEKFVDNNEVVIVDNQSTGTIENIKELDISRIDTNFGSINDLNLEEIFEGTDYVFHLAAVTSVPQSVEDPVKSNEVNITGTLKVLEAARKTDVKKLVFSSSSAVYGETEVLPISEEVPINPLSPYAVSKATAELYCNVYSEIYDLPTTCLRYFNVFGPKQDPNSQYAAVIPIFINKLLKNERPTIYGDGEQTRDFVSVERVVEANELAAKSGETGVFNIGLGKSTSINQLFELVKECVKKDMEPVYEPARSGEIKHSVADVSKAKAIGFNPEAEYQQDLIKTIDSIAYNMFNK, encoded by the coding sequence ATGAAGAATAAGAAAATAGTCGTAACAGGCGGCCTAGGATTCATAGGATCCCATCTTGTGGAAAAATTCGTTGACAACAACGAGGTGGTCATAGTAGACAACCAGTCAACAGGTACCATAGAAAATATCAAAGAGCTAGACATATCCAGAATAGACACCAACTTTGGAAGTATAAACGACCTGAACCTCGAAGAAATATTTGAAGGAACAGACTACGTGTTCCATCTGGCAGCAGTAACCAGCGTACCACAAAGTGTAGAAGACCCCGTGAAATCCAACGAAGTAAACATAACAGGCACACTCAAAGTGCTGGAAGCCGCAAGAAAAACAGATGTGAAAAAATTAGTGTTCAGCTCCTCATCAGCAGTTTACGGAGAAACAGAGGTACTGCCAATATCAGAAGAGGTACCAATCAACCCACTATCGCCCTATGCCGTAAGTAAGGCCACAGCAGAACTGTACTGCAATGTGTATTCCGAAATATACGACCTACCAACCACATGCCTCAGGTACTTCAACGTATTCGGACCAAAACAGGACCCAAACTCACAGTATGCAGCAGTGATACCTATATTCATAAACAAACTCCTAAAAAATGAACGTCCAACCATCTACGGAGATGGAGAACAAACCAGGGACTTCGTATCAGTCGAACGTGTAGTTGAAGCCAACGAACTCGCAGCTAAATCAGGGGAAACAGGAGTGTTCAACATAGGACTCGGAAAAAGCACATCCATAAACCAACTGTTTGAACTGGTAAAGGAATGTGTGAAAAAGGATATGGAACCAGTCTACGAACCAGCACGTTCAGGAGAAATAAAACATTCAGTTGCAGATGTATCCAAGGCCAAAGCCATAGGATTTAATCCAGAAGCTGAATACCAACAAGATCTAATAAAAACAATAGACAGCATAGCCTACAACATGTTCAACAAATAA
- a CDS encoding DUF2108 domain-containing protein has translation MYPFWDLINLSTVSAGLALIGAAGIIMLKKPIDKVIMLALLEAGLIGMIVAAKYLDVAMAGAIFDPISTIILLIAITKINEIREKKIKSQGEKFIA, from the coding sequence ATGTATCCGTTTTGGGACCTCATAAATTTATCAACTGTATCAGCAGGACTTGCATTGATAGGGGCTGCTGGTATCATAATGTTAAAAAAACCTATCGATAAGGTTATAATGTTGGCTTTGCTCGAAGCTGGGTTGATTGGAATGATAGTAGCAGCGAAATACTTGGACGTTGCAATGGCAGGAGCCATATTCGATCCAATTTCCACTATCATATTGCTCATAGCCATAACCAAGATCAATGAGATTCGAGAGAAAAAAATCAAATCCCAGGGGGAAAAATTCATTGCTTGA
- a CDS encoding DUF1616 domain-containing protein, which produces MKFDKVASLILLILLAASIVTVIYITVNPQSGEKFTEFYILGENGKAGNYPTNLTLGETGNLTMGIVNREQNTTSYYLVVQLNGTKLYNNTFTLTKNETKEIPLNFKATTTGQNQKMEFMLYKLPDNTDVYRSLTMYINVK; this is translated from the coding sequence ATGAAGTTTGATAAAGTAGCATCACTAATCCTTCTAATTTTACTGGCAGCATCCATAGTTACTGTAATATATATAACAGTAAATCCCCAATCTGGAGAAAAATTCACGGAATTTTACATCCTAGGAGAAAATGGTAAAGCAGGAAACTATCCAACAAACCTTACACTGGGAGAAACAGGCAACCTAACAATGGGAATTGTCAACAGAGAACAAAACACAACCAGCTATTATTTAGTGGTCCAACTAAACGGTACGAAACTCTACAACAACACTTTCACCCTTACCAAAAATGAAACCAAAGAAATACCCCTCAACTTCAAAGCAACAACCACAGGACAAAATCAGAAAATGGAATTCATGCTGTACAAATTACCAGACAACACCGATGTCTACAGATCACTGACCATGTACATAAATGTGAAATAA